In Candidatus Cloacimonadota bacterium, the genomic stretch TACTTCTAAACTAACCTCAGTTTCATGATCCAACAATTCATGTAATTCTTCTATGTCCCCTACAATTATCTGATCTTCACTATCTTTGATGTTAATTACAATTCTTGTTGAGTCTGGTTGAAAAGTAAGATGTTGCAGCATTTGGATTGAGTCGTACTTACTTAGTAAGTATCTTTGATCCTTAATAATAAAAGCAAATTCATCGATTCTCACTTTAAAGAAAAGAAATCCAACTGTTTTAGAAGTATTTGGAAATATGAACGATTCTCTCAGCTCTTTCTTTCGCCCTGAAGCGTTATCCAAAATACTTATATAGAGTTGATACTCTCCCGGTTCTAGTTCCATCTCAAACTGTAATGGATAATATTCCTTAGTGTAACTTATAGGCAGTAGATTATCCAATACCTCTGGTTTTAAGGTAAATTTCAGCATAGTCTGAGTTTGATAATTGATCTGTTCTTCGTCAGTATAGATAATGATAGATATACTGTTATCATAATTTATCTCTCTACCACTCACCTGAAAAAACAGATCACTATATGGGATTAGGATCATGTTCTTCGCATAATTATCTATATGTTCAGAAATGAATTCCAACGCGGATAACAAAGCCGGCGAGATCAATAAGAGAAGGAATATCAGTTTAAAAACTTTCATTTATCCGTACATTAACCTTAGCTTGATCATTAAACAGCTCTTTTACCCTCGAATTGAATTTTGAGCCCGGGAAAAAACTGTACTTCTGAGGTGTGATCTGCAAATAGTCATACTTTGAGGTCTTAACGTTAAGGTTGATATAAAATTTTCCCGGTGACTCACGAGCTATATCTTCTAATGCCCCTATCATATCATGATTGAGTAATTCCTGCTTAATATCCATTGTAATTTCACCTTTGAAGTATTTTGCCAGTTCGTCAAAGCAGAGAATTTTATCGGGATAGATTCGTAGTATTGATGTATCAAAGTTATTTCCCACACCACGATAATCATTAGTTTTTCCAATAATGAGATATTTTC encodes the following:
- a CDS encoding GWxTD domain-containing protein, with amino-acid sequence MKVFKLIFLLLLISPALLSALEFISEHIDNYAKNMILIPYSDLFFQVSGREINYDNSISIIIYTDEEQINYQTQTMLKFTLKPEVLDNLLPISYTKEYYPLQFEMELEPGEYQLYISILDNASGRKKELRESFIFPNTSKTVGFLFFKVRIDEFAFIIKDQRYLLSKYDSIQMLQHLTFQPDSTRIVINIKDSEDQIIVGDIEELHELLDHETEVSLEVENYNGERKYISFPIYPNVAYFYQQKYNPRDQLAQLRYIINQNEYQYFRSLPENLLQNAINDYWRSMDPDPYTPENVYQETFYQRVRYADNNYEIRRYLPGWRTDRGRIYIMYGEPDQIVSDVFPIGREPSITWYYYSLNRVFIFYDLRGYGNYELKDKWMD